TGTTATAATATTCACCATCTGATTTTTTTTGAAAAGTTAGTTCAGAGAAAATATTGCCATTATTGTTATTTTCTTCGGTGCGTAAAATGGTATACGGGCTTCCGAGTCCAAGGCTTGGTTGGATGCTTAGGTTGTTTTTCTTGAATTTCTTAGATGCTACTAAAACGTGGGTTTGTAAGGCTGCATCAAGCGTGAAAGGCGAGGATATTATAATTGCCAATGCAGGCTTGTGATTACTTTCTTTTATTATTTGATAGCGAAGATCTAACTGTCGGTCTCCAATGCCATCACCTTTTCTTATTTTTCCATCTCTTCTTTGCTGTAGGATGAGGAGAGAGATTTGAAGTCGAGGTAGTAGGTTTATATTTGTATATAAGATTTGTTCTGCCCATGCACGATTTCTTAGGCTATAATGAATAGGGTTGTAAAAGTAACCTAGGCTAAACTCTCCATCCAGACTTTCTTCTGCTGATGGTACATAAATCAGGCCTTTTTTTCCAGAAAGGTTTCTTTGGGCATAGCCACAAAGCGTAAAAACTAGAAAAAAGAGAATGAGGTAGAGTTTTTTCAGGTGGCTGGGCATTCTTTAATATGAAAAATCAACAAAAAGGAGGCGAACAATTCACCTCCTTTTGTTATCCATTTAAGCAAATTGAAAACTCGCTTTATTAGTTAGAACCACCTTGGTTATGGCATGACGCAGCAGCAGATGCAGCTATGGCAGTTGCCGAATTTAAGGAAGTATTATAATTAGCTGTTGAAGTGGCTAAATCTGTATCTCTAGCAGCAGCGGCATTGGTTAAGGCTGTTTGTTGAACTAGATCAGCGGCTTTAATAGCAGCAGCTTCTGATGAGCTAAAACTAGCTAATTTTTTATTTAGAACTATGTTTACAAGAAGCTTGAAGAAAGAAGGTAATCCGTTTGCTTCGATGCTGGAAATCATACTTGCGGCTTTGGTTTCTGCAGCTGTTTTCTTATCTGCCCATTTGGTAGTGATAGCGGCAAGACTGGCAGTATGTACTGTGCCAATAGCAGTTTCTCTAGTTGTATAACTTCCGTTAATAATGGCGTCTTGAGAAGCTTTTGCCGCATCCAAGGTAGCCTTAGCTGTTGCTAATGATGCTTCTGCGGCATCAGAACATTCGTCAGCTACGCCTAATAGCATTTCTGTTAAGTTAAGTAATACAACTTCTCTTGGCGAAGTAGCTTTTCTTGCACTAACAGTTTGGCCGTTTACTGTTGGCAATACAGTAGTTGGTAAGAAAGCATCAATACTTCCAGTGGCTAATAAGGCATCAATGTTGGCTTGTTGCTCGTCAGAAAGTGTGCCACCAGAAGCAAGTGCATCAGATAGTGCAGTAGCTTCATCCTCGCTAACTATGGAGGCCATGGCGTCAGAAGCGGCGGTCATTTCGGCAGTTGCAGTTCCGCTAGCTAAAGCAGCCGCAGCGGCATCTTCCGTGGCCGAGTCTGTAACATCACCTTCTGTGCTTTCTACAGCAGCGGGTTCCGTTTCTGTAACGGCTTCTACAGTAATATCTTTGAATTCATCATCAAAGTTGTATACGATAGGCTCTTCTACAGCCTCGTCTTTACAGTTGGTAAGGCCAAATGCCATTAAGAGGCACAAGGCAATAAGGGGTATACGAGTGTTCATTTTGCTTGACATGTTTAAAGGAATTTAAATAAATGACTATATAGATTTATGTTAATTTAATTATACGAACTTATTGAATAATATTTGTACTTAAGCAAGAAAAGGCTCTTTATTTCCTGCTTGATTTAATCAAAGTAAAAATTCCTTAAAGGGCTATAGTAAATATTAGAATAGTTCAATATATGCTATAGCTGAAAACAGGTAAGTGCTTGGTTTTCTTGTTGTTACCTTTGTTTTCTTTAGGGAATGAGAGCTATCCCTTTTGCTTGGATTCTTTCTTGAAATTATTTTATCATGCTTTGAATTAAGAAGTCTAACTCAAAGTTGTATTTGGGTAATGCTCTATTAAGATTATACTTCATTTGACTCGATTGAACATAAAAGTTTTTTCTACTTATTGCGTTTGAGTTTTTCCAATGGTATAAACACGGAACCCAATTGCCTTAAGCTTTTCTGTTTCTAAAATGTCTCTACCATCAAAAACATAAGCTGGTTTAAGCATATTATCGTAGATTTTTTGCCAATCATAACTATTGAATTCATCCCACTCTGTCAGTACAGCTACTGCATGTGATCCTTTACAGGTTTCGTAAGGGTCTTTTGTTACCGTAACTAGCGATGCGTTTTTAGTACTTTCTCTTGTCCCTAAATAGTCAAGGTCTGTGTAAACTTGTTGAGCAGTTACTTTTGGGTCAAAAACAGAAAGCTCCGCGTTTTCATTTAATAAATGATCGGCAACATATATGGCGGCAGATTCTCTTGTGTCATTGGTGTCTTTTTTGAAAGCCCAACCTAGGAATGCTATTTTTTTTCCACTTACCGTGTTGTATAGCGAACTGATTACTTTTTTTGCAAATCTACGTTTCTGGTGATCATTCATAATGATTACTTGTTCCCAGTAATTTGCAACCTCGTTTAATCCATATGTACGGGCTATGTAGACAAGATTTAGAATGTCTTTCTGAAAACATGAACCTCCAAAACCTACTGATGCTTTTAAGAACTTGGGACCTACTCTACTGTCTGAACCTATGGCACGAG
This sequence is a window from Arcticibacterium luteifluviistationis. Protein-coding genes within it:
- a CDS encoding YjbH domain-containing protein; this translates as MPSHLKKLYLILFFLVFTLCGYAQRNLSGKKGLIYVPSAEESLDGEFSLGYFYNPIHYSLRNRAWAEQILYTNINLLPRLQISLLILQQRRDGKIRKGDGIGDRQLDLRYQIIKESNHKPALAIIISSPFTLDAALQTHVLVASKKFKKNNLSIQPSLGLGSPYTILRTEENNNNGNIFSELTFQKKSDGEYYNKHLVGILGGIKFSLYENYHLLAEWDGQKVNTGLSATFFHKLNAQISLLNFDQASFGFSYTTNLKTQQ